From Sceloporus undulatus isolate JIND9_A2432 ecotype Alabama chromosome 6, SceUnd_v1.1, whole genome shotgun sequence, one genomic window encodes:
- the MAN2A2 gene encoding alpha-mannosidase 2x isoform X2, protein MKLKKQVTVCGAAIFCVAVFSLYLMLDRVQPDPARSPGAASFPRSQISVLQNRIEQLEQLLEENHEIISHIKDSVLELTANAEAQAQGGPREGRSGAPGLALPLRLPNGSWLLPPEGRPTFLALAPQDCRFALRSSTDTSSTASSSSRPRAQQQQQQQQAALQMMAVSASLPFDNQDGGVWKQGFDISYEPHEWDEGGLRVFVVPHSHNDPGWIKTFDKYYFDQTQHILNSMVTKLQEDPRRRFIWSEVSFFSKWWDNISAQKRAAVRRLVGNGQLEMATGGWVMPDEANSHYFAMIDQLIEGHQWLEKNIGVMPRSGWAVDPFGHSATMPYILRRANLTSMLIQRVHYAIKKHFAATKNLEFMWRQSWDPDSSTDILCHMMPFYSYDVPHTCGPDPKICCQFDFKRLPGGRINCPWKVPPKAITSANVAERAQLLLDQYRKKSKLYRSKVLLVPLGDDFRYDKPQEWDAQFLNYQRLFDFFNAHPDLHVQAQFGTLSDYFDALYKETGIVPGMQPPGFPVVSGDFFSYADREDHYWTGYYTSRPFYKSMGRVLEAHLRGAEILYSLAVSHARHAGMDSKYPLSDYALLTDARRNLGLFQHHDAITGTAKEAVVVDYGVRLLHSLMNVKRVIINAAHYLVLADKETYHYGLAEPFLGADETRLNQDSLPEKTVIKLEAAPRFVVVFNSLEQERLSVVSLLVNTPRVRVLNEEGQPLAVQLSAQWNSATDMAPDIFQVSVILRLPALGLTVLQLIKSYDSHNTFKSSMRLFLNGRDLPVRKYEAFPVKVIPAAPDDFCLENQHMRACFSGPSGALKSVAQPGGEEEWRLTSQFLIYGTRSTKDKSGAYLFLPDGEAKPYVPKDPPLIRVSEGPFFSEVAVYYQHVQELVRLYNVPGVDGLSLEISCLVDIRDHVNKELALRFSTDIESQGTFFTDLNGFQIQPRQYLKKLPLQANFYPMPVMAYIQDMQTRLTLHTAQALGVSSLNNGQLEVILDRRLMQDDNRGLGQGLKDNKRTCNRFRLLLERHSQANKRSSLFSKLASVLRDLVFPGSKAGGPEVKPSPVLCARWW, encoded by the exons ATGAAGCTGAAGAAGCAGGTGACGGTGTGCGGGGCGGCCATCTTCTGCGTGGCCGTCTTCTCGCTCTACCTGATGCTCGACCGCGTCCAGCCCGATCCGGCCAGGAGCCCCGGCGCCGCCAGCTTCCCCCGg AGCCAGATCTCGGTGCTGCAGAACCGCATCGAGCAGCTGGAGCAGCTCCTGGAGGAGAACCACGAGATCATCAGCCACATCAAGGACTCGGTGCTGGAGCTCACCGCCAACGCCGAGGCCCAGGCCCAGGGGGGGCCCCGGGAGGGCCGCTCGGGGGCCCCTGGCCTGGCCCTGCCCCTCCGCCTCCCCAACGGCTCCTGGCTCCTGCCCCCCGAGGGCCGCCCCACCTTCCTGGCCCTGGCCCCCCAGGACTGCCGCTTCGCCCTCCGCAGCAGCACCGACACCAGCAGCaccgccagcagcagcagcaggccccgggcccagcagcagcagcagcagcagcaggcggcCTTGCAG ATGATGGCCGTCTCCGCCTCGCTGCCCTTCGACAACCAGGACGGCGGGGTCTGGAAGCAGGGCTTCGACATCAGCTACGAACCCCACGAGTGGGACGAGGGCGGCCTGCGGGTCTTCGTGGTGCCCCACTCCCACAACGACCCAG GCTGGATCAAGACCTTTGACAAGTATTACTTCGACCAGACGCAGCACATCTTGAACAGCATGGTGACCAAGCTGCAGGAGGACCCACGGCGGCGCTTCATTTGGTCCGAGGTCTCCTTCTTCTCCAAATGGTGGGACAACATCAGTGCCCAGAAACGGGCTGCCGTCCGCAG GCTTGTGGGCAATGGGCAGCTGGAGATGGCGACCGGAGGCTGGGTGATGCCGGACGAAGCCAACTCCCACTACTTTGCCATGATCGACCAGCTCATCGAAGGACACCAGTGGCTGGAGAAGAACATTG GGGTGATGCCACGGTCTGGCTGGGCCGTAGATCCCTTTGGCCACAGCGCCACCATGCCATACATCCTGCGCCGTGCCAACCTGACCAGTATGCTCATCCAGCGGGTCCACTACGCCATCAAGAAGCACTTTGCAGCTACCAAGAATCTGGAGTTCATGTGGAGGCAGAGCTGGG ATCCAGACTCCAGCACAGACATCCTTTGCCACATGATGCCCTTCTACAGCTACGATGTGCCCCACACTTGTGGTCCTGACCCCAAGATCTGCTGCCAGTTTGACTTCAAGCGCCTGCCAGGGGGGCGTATCAACTGCCCCTGGAAAGTGCCACCCAAAGCCATCACCAGCGCCAATGTGGCTGAGCG GGCCCAGCTCCTGCTGGACCAGTACCGGAAGAAGTCTAAGCTCTATCGGAGCAAGGTGCTGCTGGTGCCACTGGGAGACGACTTCCGCTACGACAAGCCCCAGGAGTGGGACGCCCAGTTCCTCAACTACCAGCGTCTCTTTGACTTCTTCAATGCCCATCCTGACCTCCATGTGCAG GCTCAGTTTGGGACGCTCTCGGATTATTTTGATGCCCTGTACAAAGAGACGGGCATCGTCCCAGGCATGCAGCCACCTGGCTTTCCAGTGGTCAGCGGGGATTTCTTCTCCTACGCAGACCGAGAGGACCACTACTGGACCGGCTACTACACCTCCCGGCCCTTCTACAAGAGCATGGGCCGTGTGCTGGAGGCCCATCTCCG TGGCGCTGAGATCTTGTACAGCTTGGCTGTGAGTCATGCTCGCCATGCTGGGATGGACAGCAAATATCCACTCTCAGACTATGCCCTGCTTACGGACGCCCGGCGAAACCTGGGCCTCTTCCAGCACCATGATGCTATCACTGGCACAGCCAAGGAGGCTGTAGTTGTGGACTACGGTGTCAG GCTGCTCCACTCCCTAATGAATGTCAAGCGTGTGATCATCAATGCTGCCCATTACCTGGTCCTGGCAGATAAGGAGACCTACCACTATGGCCTGGCAGAGCCCTTCCTTGGTGCA GATGAGACGCGTCTCAATCAGGACTCCCTGCCGGAGAAAACCGTGATCAAGCTGGAGGCTGCCCCAAG GTTTGTGGTCGTGTTCAACTCCTTGGAACAAGAGCGCCTGAGCGTGGTGTCCCTCCTGGTGAACACGCCGCGCGTCCGGGTCCTGAATGAGGAGGGTCAGCCCCTGGCTGTCCAGCTCAGCGCTCAGTGGAATTCTGCCACGGACATGGCCCCCGACATCTTCCAG GTCTCTGTCATCCTTCGGCTTCCAGCGCTGGGCCTCACCGTCCTGCAGCTGATCAAGTCCTATGACAGCCACAACACGTTCAAGTCCTCCATGCGCCTCTTCCTGAACGGCCGCGATCTTCCCGTGCGCAAGTACGAGGCCTTCCCAGTGAAAGTCATCCCTGCAGCCCCGGATGACTTCTGCCTGGAGAACCAGCACATGAGGGCTTGTTTCTCGGGGCCCAGTGGAGCACTCAAG AGTGTGGCACAACCTGGAGGTGAAGAGGAGTGGAGGCTGACCAGCCAGTTCCTCATTTATGGGACCAGGAGCACCAAGGACAAAAGTGGCGCCTACCTCTTCCTGCCTGACGGAGAAGCCAAG CCTTATGTCCCCAAGGACCCTCCCCTGATTCGAGTGTCTGAGGGACCATTCTTCTCAGAGGTGGCTGTGTACTATCAGCATGTCCAGGAACTAGTTCGCCTCTACAATGTGCCAG GGGTGGATGGGCTCTCCTTGGAGATCTCTTGCCTGGTGGACATCCGAGACCACGTCAACAAGGAGCTGGCATTGCGGTTCAGTACAGACATTGAGAGCCAGGGGACTTTTTTCACTGACCTCAATGGCTTCCAG ATCCAGCCTCGGCAGTACCTGAAGAAGCTGCCCCTCCAGGCCAACTTCTACCCCATGCCAGTTATGGCCTACATCCAGGACATGCAGACTCGCCTGACCTTACACACAGCCCAGGCCCTGGGTGTCTCCAGCCTCAATAATG GCCAGCTGGAGGTGATCCTCGACCGGCGCCTCATGCAGGACGACAACCGGGGCCTCGGACAAGGGCTGAAAGACAACAAGCGGACCTGCAACCGTTTCCGTCTCCTCCTGGAGCGACACAGCCAAGCCAACAAG
- the FES gene encoding tyrosine-protein kinase Fes/Fps isoform X1, producing MQGGSRGQEKGVSICLWGKGSRSSVVGVFAAMGFGLQLGCPEGHAALLQLQEAELRLLEGLRKWMGQRAKSDREYAALLHQMHSLAGKQESGGMLGSSQVGQCWWSLVTLTEALSQTLQRHAEAVLAGPFHRLSLLIQNKQQLRRTYSEQWQQMSQDFTRATQQEPERLRAQYRTQVRESVQARRKYQEASKEKDREKAKDRYVRSLWKLYSLHNQYVLALKAAEVQHFTHYQQTLPEMLQSLHALHQEMAHLTKVTLQEYASITSLVQEEMVTVHQAMGRAIDRIQPAIEYQGFLPPCRCGSEFPVMVSFDESLLEEAEVEGLRAGELQLNELTLESMQHSLTSLEEELASATECARAHHQRAQALRAEIQSEEALGSQEERFLLLDRRQALHEAQHLHQLAQGTQARLQAQRDLLRQKLDALGERDPPPAPALQDESQPPSSPPEEAGREGGRLPALEILKHHFAGIFRPRLLLPPPLPILPEAQKPLSQQAWYHGAIPRAEVQNLLRASGDFLVRESQGKQEFVLSVLWDRQPKHFILQAADNMYRLEGNDFPSIPLLIDHFLKTKQPITKKSGIILGTPVVKDKWVLDHEDVLLGERIGQGNFGEVFSGRLRYDNTPVAVKSCRETLPLELKAKFLQEARILKQYSHPNIVRLIGICTQKHPIYIVMELVQGGDFLSLLRNEGAHLTSRGLLRMMEDAAAGMEYLAGKRCIHRDLAARNCLVTEKYMLKISDFGMSREQEDGVYASTGGMKQIPVKWTAPEALTHGRYSSQSDVWSFGILLWEAFSLGATPYPNMSNQQTREAVERGLRLSAPDQCPQEVYQLMLRCWEYEPRSRPTFSTILQELVALQARQQRW from the exons ATGCAAGGAGGTAGCAGGGGACAGGAGAAGGGAGTGTCCATCTGTCTCTGGG GGAAGGGATCACGCTCTTCTGTGGTGGGAGTCTTTGCTGCCATGGGCtttgggctgcagctgggctgccCTGAGGGTCACGCAGCCCTCCTGCAGCTGCAAGAAGCTGAGCTACGTCTCCTGGAGGGGCTGCGCAAGTGGATGGGACAGCGGGCCAAGAGTGACCGGGAGTATGCAGCTCTTCTCCATCAGATGCACAGCCTGGCCGGGAAGCAGGAGAGCGGTGGGATGCTGGGTAGCAGCCAGGTCGGCCAG TGTTGGTGGTCGCTGGTGACTCTGACAGAGGCCCTGAGCCAAACCCTGCAGCGCCACGCAGAGGCTGTGCTCGCTGGGCCCTTCCACAGACTGAGCCTCCTCATCCAGAACAAGCAACAGCTGCGCCGAACCTACAGCGAACAGTGGCAGCAAATGAGCCAGGATTTCACCCGG GCCACTCAGCAGGAGCCCGAGCGCCTGAGGGCCCAATATCGCACCCAGGTCCGGGAGAGCGTCCAGGCCAGGCGCAAATATCAGGAGGCCAGCAAAG AGAAGGACCGTGAGAAGGCCAAAGACAGGTATGTCCGGAGCCTGTGGAAGCTCTATTCCCTCCACAACCAATACGTTCTGGCCCTGAAGGCGGCAGAGGTGCAGCATTTCACCCACTACCAGCAGACCCTGCCAGAAATGCTCCAGTCCTTGCATGCCCTGCACCAGGAGATGGCCCACCTCAC AAAGGTGACCTTGCAGGAGTATGCCAGCATCACCAGCCTGGTGCAAGAGGAGATGGTGACGGTGCACCAAGCCATGGGCCGGGCCATCGACCGCATCCAGCCGGCCATTGAATACCAAGGATTCCTCCCACCTTGCAG GTGCGGGAGCGAATTCCCGGTTATGGTGAGCTTTGATGAGAGTCTGCTGGAGGAGGCTGAGGTGGAAGGCCTGAGAGCTGGGGAGTTGCAGCTGAACGAACTGACCCTGGAGAGCATGCAGCACAG CCTGACTTCCCTGGAAGAAGAGCTGGCTAGTGCCACAGAGTGTGCCCGTGCCCACCACCAGCGTGCCCAGGCCCTGAGGGCTGAAATTCAGAGCGAAGAGGCAttgggaagccaggaggagcg GTTCCTCCTGCTGGACAGGCGCCAGGCCCTCCACGAAGCCCAGCACCTCCACCAGCTGGCACAGGGCACCCAAGCCAGGCTGCAGGCCCAGAGGGACTTGCTGAGGCAGAAGCTGGATGCGCTGGGAGAGAGAGACCCCCCACCTGCTCCGGCCCTACAAGATGAAAGCCaacccccttcctctcctccagaG GAGGCCGGACGTGAGGGGGGGCGGTTGCCGGCCTTGGAGATCCTGAAGCACCACTTTGCGGGTATCTTCCGCCCACGGCTCTTG ctGCCACCTCCCTTGCCCATCCTGCCTGAGGCGCAGAAGCCCCTGAGCCAGCAAGCCTGGTACCATGGTGCCATCCCCCGGGCAGAGGTCCAGAACCTCCTGAGGGCCAGCGGGGACTTCTTGGTGCGAGAGAGCCAAGGCAAGCAGGAGTTTGTCCTCTCCGTGCTTTGGGACAGGCAGCCCAAGCACTTCATCCTCCAGGCAGCTGAT AACATGTACCGCCTGGAAGGGAACGATTTCCCCAGCATCCCTCTGCTGATTGACCACTTCCTGAAGACCAAGCAGCCCATCACCAAGAAGAGTGGCATCATCCTAGGCACGCCCGTTGTTAAG GACAAATGGGTGCTGGATCATGAGGATGTGCTGCTTGGAGAGCGCATAGGGCAG gGCAACTTTGGAGAGGTGTTCAGTGGCCGCTTACGTTACGACAACACCCCAGTGGCCGTGAAATCCTGCCGCGAAACTCTCCCTCTCGAGCTCAAAGCCAAGTTCCTGCAGGAGGCCAG GATCCTCAAGCAGTACAGCCATCCGAACATTGTCCGCCTGATTGGCATCTGCACCCAGAAGCACCCCATTTACATCGTCATGGAGCTCGTTCAGG GGGGGGACTTCTTGAGCCTCCTGCGGAATGAGGGGGCTCACCTCACTTCCCGGGGCCTGCTGAGGATGATGGAGGACGCAGCTGCAGGGATGGAGTACCTGGCAGGGAAGCGCTGCATCCACCG CGACCTGGCAGCCCGGAACTGCCTGGTGACCGAGAAGTACATGCTGAAGATCAGTGACTTTGGGATGTCGCGGGAGCAGGAAGATGGCGTGTATGCCTCCACCGGCGGCATGAAGCAGATCCCTGTGAAGTGGACAGCTCCAGAGGCACTCACTCATG GACGGTACTCCTCCCAAAGTGACGTCTGGAGCTTTGGGATCCTGCTCTGGGAAGCCTTCAGTCTTGGGGCCACGCCGTACCCCAACATGAGCAACCAGCAAACCCGTGAGGCTGTGGAGAGAG GGCTCCGGCTGAGCGCGCCAGACCAGTGTCCGCAGGAGGTCTACCAGCTCATGCTGCGCTGCTGGGAATACGAGCCACGGAGCCGTCCCACCTTCAGTACCATCCTCCAAGAGCTGGTGGCCCTCCAGGCCAGGCAGCAGCGGTGGTGA
- the FES gene encoding tyrosine-protein kinase Fes/Fps isoform X2, with amino-acid sequence MGFGLQLGCPEGHAALLQLQEAELRLLEGLRKWMGQRAKSDREYAALLHQMHSLAGKQESGGMLGSSQVGQCWWSLVTLTEALSQTLQRHAEAVLAGPFHRLSLLIQNKQQLRRTYSEQWQQMSQDFTRATQQEPERLRAQYRTQVRESVQARRKYQEASKEKDREKAKDRYVRSLWKLYSLHNQYVLALKAAEVQHFTHYQQTLPEMLQSLHALHQEMAHLTKVTLQEYASITSLVQEEMVTVHQAMGRAIDRIQPAIEYQGFLPPCRCGSEFPVMVSFDESLLEEAEVEGLRAGELQLNELTLESMQHSLTSLEEELASATECARAHHQRAQALRAEIQSEEALGSQEERFLLLDRRQALHEAQHLHQLAQGTQARLQAQRDLLRQKLDALGERDPPPAPALQDESQPPSSPPEEAGREGGRLPALEILKHHFAGIFRPRLLLPPPLPILPEAQKPLSQQAWYHGAIPRAEVQNLLRASGDFLVRESQGKQEFVLSVLWDRQPKHFILQAADNMYRLEGNDFPSIPLLIDHFLKTKQPITKKSGIILGTPVVKDKWVLDHEDVLLGERIGQGNFGEVFSGRLRYDNTPVAVKSCRETLPLELKAKFLQEARILKQYSHPNIVRLIGICTQKHPIYIVMELVQGGDFLSLLRNEGAHLTSRGLLRMMEDAAAGMEYLAGKRCIHRDLAARNCLVTEKYMLKISDFGMSREQEDGVYASTGGMKQIPVKWTAPEALTHGRYSSQSDVWSFGILLWEAFSLGATPYPNMSNQQTREAVERGLRLSAPDQCPQEVYQLMLRCWEYEPRSRPTFSTILQELVALQARQQRW; translated from the exons ATGGGCtttgggctgcagctgggctgccCTGAGGGTCACGCAGCCCTCCTGCAGCTGCAAGAAGCTGAGCTACGTCTCCTGGAGGGGCTGCGCAAGTGGATGGGACAGCGGGCCAAGAGTGACCGGGAGTATGCAGCTCTTCTCCATCAGATGCACAGCCTGGCCGGGAAGCAGGAGAGCGGTGGGATGCTGGGTAGCAGCCAGGTCGGCCAG TGTTGGTGGTCGCTGGTGACTCTGACAGAGGCCCTGAGCCAAACCCTGCAGCGCCACGCAGAGGCTGTGCTCGCTGGGCCCTTCCACAGACTGAGCCTCCTCATCCAGAACAAGCAACAGCTGCGCCGAACCTACAGCGAACAGTGGCAGCAAATGAGCCAGGATTTCACCCGG GCCACTCAGCAGGAGCCCGAGCGCCTGAGGGCCCAATATCGCACCCAGGTCCGGGAGAGCGTCCAGGCCAGGCGCAAATATCAGGAGGCCAGCAAAG AGAAGGACCGTGAGAAGGCCAAAGACAGGTATGTCCGGAGCCTGTGGAAGCTCTATTCCCTCCACAACCAATACGTTCTGGCCCTGAAGGCGGCAGAGGTGCAGCATTTCACCCACTACCAGCAGACCCTGCCAGAAATGCTCCAGTCCTTGCATGCCCTGCACCAGGAGATGGCCCACCTCAC AAAGGTGACCTTGCAGGAGTATGCCAGCATCACCAGCCTGGTGCAAGAGGAGATGGTGACGGTGCACCAAGCCATGGGCCGGGCCATCGACCGCATCCAGCCGGCCATTGAATACCAAGGATTCCTCCCACCTTGCAG GTGCGGGAGCGAATTCCCGGTTATGGTGAGCTTTGATGAGAGTCTGCTGGAGGAGGCTGAGGTGGAAGGCCTGAGAGCTGGGGAGTTGCAGCTGAACGAACTGACCCTGGAGAGCATGCAGCACAG CCTGACTTCCCTGGAAGAAGAGCTGGCTAGTGCCACAGAGTGTGCCCGTGCCCACCACCAGCGTGCCCAGGCCCTGAGGGCTGAAATTCAGAGCGAAGAGGCAttgggaagccaggaggagcg GTTCCTCCTGCTGGACAGGCGCCAGGCCCTCCACGAAGCCCAGCACCTCCACCAGCTGGCACAGGGCACCCAAGCCAGGCTGCAGGCCCAGAGGGACTTGCTGAGGCAGAAGCTGGATGCGCTGGGAGAGAGAGACCCCCCACCTGCTCCGGCCCTACAAGATGAAAGCCaacccccttcctctcctccagaG GAGGCCGGACGTGAGGGGGGGCGGTTGCCGGCCTTGGAGATCCTGAAGCACCACTTTGCGGGTATCTTCCGCCCACGGCTCTTG ctGCCACCTCCCTTGCCCATCCTGCCTGAGGCGCAGAAGCCCCTGAGCCAGCAAGCCTGGTACCATGGTGCCATCCCCCGGGCAGAGGTCCAGAACCTCCTGAGGGCCAGCGGGGACTTCTTGGTGCGAGAGAGCCAAGGCAAGCAGGAGTTTGTCCTCTCCGTGCTTTGGGACAGGCAGCCCAAGCACTTCATCCTCCAGGCAGCTGAT AACATGTACCGCCTGGAAGGGAACGATTTCCCCAGCATCCCTCTGCTGATTGACCACTTCCTGAAGACCAAGCAGCCCATCACCAAGAAGAGTGGCATCATCCTAGGCACGCCCGTTGTTAAG GACAAATGGGTGCTGGATCATGAGGATGTGCTGCTTGGAGAGCGCATAGGGCAG gGCAACTTTGGAGAGGTGTTCAGTGGCCGCTTACGTTACGACAACACCCCAGTGGCCGTGAAATCCTGCCGCGAAACTCTCCCTCTCGAGCTCAAAGCCAAGTTCCTGCAGGAGGCCAG GATCCTCAAGCAGTACAGCCATCCGAACATTGTCCGCCTGATTGGCATCTGCACCCAGAAGCACCCCATTTACATCGTCATGGAGCTCGTTCAGG GGGGGGACTTCTTGAGCCTCCTGCGGAATGAGGGGGCTCACCTCACTTCCCGGGGCCTGCTGAGGATGATGGAGGACGCAGCTGCAGGGATGGAGTACCTGGCAGGGAAGCGCTGCATCCACCG CGACCTGGCAGCCCGGAACTGCCTGGTGACCGAGAAGTACATGCTGAAGATCAGTGACTTTGGGATGTCGCGGGAGCAGGAAGATGGCGTGTATGCCTCCACCGGCGGCATGAAGCAGATCCCTGTGAAGTGGACAGCTCCAGAGGCACTCACTCATG GACGGTACTCCTCCCAAAGTGACGTCTGGAGCTTTGGGATCCTGCTCTGGGAAGCCTTCAGTCTTGGGGCCACGCCGTACCCCAACATGAGCAACCAGCAAACCCGTGAGGCTGTGGAGAGAG GGCTCCGGCTGAGCGCGCCAGACCAGTGTCCGCAGGAGGTCTACCAGCTCATGCTGCGCTGCTGGGAATACGAGCCACGGAGCCGTCCCACCTTCAGTACCATCCTCCAAGAGCTGGTGGCCCTCCAGGCCAGGCAGCAGCGGTGGTGA
- the FURIN gene encoding furin, with protein sequence MDLRPPRLLWWCTLMAALGREVLGHHHVYTNTWAVRVPAGPQEAERVARKHGFLNLGPIIGDYYHFSHRAVAKRSLSPHRSWYSSLAREPQVHWLEQQVAKRRSKRDSFLEPTDPKFPQQWYLSNGNQRDLNVQEAWQQGYTGRGIVVSILDDGIEKNHPDLEANYDPAASYDVNDQDSDPQPRYTQMNDNRHGTRCAGEVAAVANNGICGVGVAYNAKIGGVRMLDGEVTDAVEARSLGLNPNHIHIYSASWGPEDDGKTVDGPARLAEEAFYRGVSQGRNGLGSIFVWASGNGGREHDSCNCDGYTNSIYTLSISSTTQYGNVPWYSEACSSTLATTYSSGSQNEKQIVTTDLRQKCTESHTGTSASAPLAAGIIALALEANMNLTWRDMQHLVVRTSKPAHLNTNDWATNGVGRKVSHSYGYGLLDAGAMVALAKNWTSVGPQRKCIVDILTEPRDIGKRLEVRQKVDACQGKASYIGQLEHVQARLTLSYNRRGDLAIHLVSPMGTRSTLLAARPHDYSADGFNDWAFMTTHSWDEDPTGEWVLEIENTSEANNYGTLTKFTLVLYGTATDPPGLSNQFESSGCKTLATSQACVVCEEGFYLHQKSCLKTCPPGFAPGPSPVPLENSLDPQLSPLLCVPCHPSCATCLGPGAAQCLSCLAHAHYNSQEQTCSHQTQSSRASPALGDGVAPASRPSSLPVLVASLSCFFIVLVFVTVFLVLQLRSGLRLRGIKVYSLENGGIIAYKGLPSDAWPEGPEEEEEEGGGERTAFIRDQSAL encoded by the exons ATGGATCTGCGGCCCCCCCGGCTGCTTTGGTGGTGCACCCTGATGGCCGCCCTGGGCAGAGAGGTCCTCGGCCACCACCACGTCTACACCAACACCTGGGCCGTGCGGGTCCCGGCTGGGCCCCAGGAGGCTGAGCGGGTGGCCAGGAAGCACGGCTTTCTCAACCTGGGGCCG ATCATTGGAGATTACTACCACTTCTCTCACCGGGCTGTGGCTAAACGCTCCCTCTCCCCCCACCGGTCCTGGTACAGCTCATTGGCCAGAGAGCCACAG gtgcATTGGCTGGAGCAGCAGGTGGCCAAGCGCCGGAGCAAACGGGACAGCTTCCTGGAGCCAACAGACCCCAAGTTCCCACAGCAGTGGTACCTG TCGAATGGCAACCAGAGAGACCTGAACGTGCAGGAAGCCTGGCAACAGGGTTACACCGGCCGCGGCATTGTGGTCTCCATCTTGGATGATGGCATTGAGAAGAACCACCCAGACCTAGAAGCCAATTAT GATCCGGCTGCCAGCTATGACGTAAATGACCAGGACTCCGACCCTCAGCCACGCTACACCCAAATGAATGATAACAG GCATGGCACTCGGTGTGCAGGAGAGGTAGCCGCCGTGGCAAACAATGGCATCTGTGGCGTGGGCGTAGCATACAATGCCAAGATCGGAG GTGTCCGCATGCTGGACGGAGAAGTGACGGACGCCGTGGAGGCCCGGTCCTTGGGGCTCAACCCCAACCACATCCACATATACAGTGCCAGCTGGGGCCCCGAAGATGACGGGAAGACGGTGGACGGCCCAGCCCGCCTGGCTGAAGAGGCCTTTTACCGGGGCGTCAGCCAG GGGCGCAACGGCCTGGGCTCCATCTTTGTTTGGGCCTCGGGGAATGGTGGCCGGGAGCATGACAGCTGCAACTGTGATGGCTACACCAACAGCATCTACACCCTCTCCATCAGCAGTACCACCCAGTACGGCAACGTGCCCTGGTACAGCGAGGCCTGCTCCTCGACCCTGGCCACTACCTACAGCAGTGGCAGCCAGAACGAGAAGCAGATT GTGACCACTGACCTGCGACAGAAGTGCACCGAATCACACACGGGTACCTCGGCTTCTGCCCCGCTAGCTGCTGGCATCATTGCCCTTGCTCTGGAGGCCAA CATGAACTTGACCTGGCGCGACATGCAGCACCTGGTGGTGCGTACTTCCAAGCCAGCCCACCTGAACACCAATGACTGGGCCACCAATGGGGTGGGGCGAAAAG TCAGCCACTCCTATGGCTATGGACTCCTGGATGCCGGAGCCATGGTGGCGCTAGCCAAGAACTGGACCTCAGTGGGGCCTCAACGGAAGTGCATCGTTGACATCCTCACAGAGCCAAG AGACATTGGGAAGCGGCTGGAGGTGCGCCAGAAGGTGGATGCCTGCCAGGGAAAGGCCAGCTACATTGGTCAGTTGGAACATGTCCAGGCCCGCCTGACCCTCTCCTACAACCGCCGAGGAGACCTGGCCATCCACCTTGTGAGCCCCATGGGCACCCGGTCCACCCTGCTGGCTGCCAG GCCCCATGACTACTCTGCTGACGGCTTCAACGACTGGGCCTTCATGACCACCCACTCATGGGATGAGGACCCCACAGGAGAATGGGTGCTGGAAATAGAGAACACCAGCGAAGCCAATAATTATG GAACGCTCACCAAGTTCACACTGGTCCTGTACGGGACGGCCACAGATCCTCCTGGCCTCTCCAACCAGTTTGAGAGTAGCGGTTGCAAGACGCTTGCTACCAGCCAGGCCTGTGTGG TGTGTGAAGAGGGCTTCTACCTCCACCAAAAGAGCTGCCTCAAGACTTGTCCACCTGGCTTTGCCCCGGGCCCTTCCCCTGTCCCTCTGGAGAACAGCCTGGACCCCCAGCTGAGCCCACTTCTCTGTGTGCCCTGCCACCCCTCCTGTGCTACTTGCCTGGGGCCGGGGGCTGCCCAGTGTCTCTCCTGCCTGGCACATGCCCACTACAACAGCCAGGAGCAGACCTGCTCCCACCAGACCCAGAGCAGCCGGGCCTCCCCAGCACTGGGGGACGGCGTAGCCCCTGCCAGCAGGCCCTCCAGCCTGCCCGTCCTGGTGGCTAGCCTGAGCTGCTTCTTCATCGTCCTGGTCTTCGTCACGGTCTTCCTGGTGCTGCAGCTGCGCTCTGGCCTGCGCCTGCGTGGTATCAAGGTCTACTCGCTGGAGAATGGTGGCATCATCGCCTACAAGGGGCTGCCTTCGGATGCCTGGCCAGAGGGaccggaggaggaagaggaggagggcggcgGAGAGCGGACTGCCTTCATCAGAGACCAAAGTGCCCTTTGA